One Gossypium raimondii isolate GPD5lz chromosome 3, ASM2569854v1, whole genome shotgun sequence genomic window carries:
- the LOC105795700 gene encoding NADH dehydrogenase [ubiquinone] flavoprotein 2, mitochondrial isoform X2 has protein sequence MLKIFKKKTSPKGEIEGALLKYLGVERNEVTKDGLFSVGEMECMQGCCVNAPMIAVVDYTNRSEGYKYNYYEDVTTQRVVEIVEIVAVGFCQEN, from the exons ATGTTGAAGATTTTCAAGAAGAAAACATCTCCCAAAG GAGAAATTGAAGGAGCCTTATTGAAATACTTGGGGGTTGAGCGCAATG AGGTAACAAAGGACGGTTTATTCTCTGTTGGAGAAATGGAATGTA TGCAGGGATGTTGTGTAAATGCTCCTATGATTGCAGTTGTTGATTACACCAATAGATCTGAAGGATATAAGTATAATTACTAT GAAGATGTTACTACTCAACGAGTTGTTGAGATAGTTGAGATAGTTGCAGTGGGATTTTGCCAAGAGAACTGA
- the LOC105795700 gene encoding NADH dehydrogenase [ubiquinone] flavoprotein 2, mitochondrial isoform X3, with translation MLKIFKKKTSPKGEIEGALLKYLGVERNEVTKDGLFSVGEMECMGCCVNAPMIAVVDYTNRSEGYKYNYYEDVTTQRVVEIVEIVAVGFCQEN, from the exons ATGTTGAAGATTTTCAAGAAGAAAACATCTCCCAAAG GAGAAATTGAAGGAGCCTTATTGAAATACTTGGGGGTTGAGCGCAATG AGGTAACAAAGGACGGTTTATTCTCTGTTGGAGAAATGGAATGTATG GGATGTTGTGTAAATGCTCCTATGATTGCAGTTGTTGATTACACCAATAGATCTGAAGGATATAAGTATAATTACTAT GAAGATGTTACTACTCAACGAGTTGTTGAGATAGTTGAGATAGTTGCAGTGGGATTTTGCCAAGAGAACTGA
- the LOC105795700 gene encoding NADH dehydrogenase [ubiquinone] flavoprotein 2, mitochondrial isoform X1, whose amino-acid sequence MWSLVCGTTPCMICRSGEIEGALLKYLGVERNEVTKDGLFSVGEMECMQGCCVNAPMIAVVDYTNRSEGYKYNYYEDVTTQRVVEIVEIVAVGFCQEN is encoded by the exons ATGTGGTCATTGGTTTGTGGCACAACACCATGTATGATATGTCGTTCAGGAGAAATTGAAGGAGCCTTATTGAAATACTTGGGGGTTGAGCGCAATG AGGTAACAAAGGACGGTTTATTCTCTGTTGGAGAAATGGAATGTA TGCAGGGATGTTGTGTAAATGCTCCTATGATTGCAGTTGTTGATTACACCAATAGATCTGAAGGATATAAGTATAATTACTAT GAAGATGTTACTACTCAACGAGTTGTTGAGATAGTTGAGATAGTTGCAGTGGGATTTTGCCAAGAGAACTGA